A section of the Dromaius novaehollandiae isolate bDroNov1 chromosome 6, bDroNov1.hap1, whole genome shotgun sequence genome encodes:
- the CALHM2 gene encoding calcium homeostasis modulator protein 2: MAAFVTENFRFLSLFFKSKDVMIFNGLVALGTVGSEELFSVVAFHCPCSPARNYIYGLAAIGVPALALFLIGVIWNNHTWNVVAECHKRGTKNFSAAATFLLFGSIMGRAAVAPVTWSVISLLRGEAYICALSEFVKPASLDKFPAEYGAEALARFPCKDIPANLTRFRDEVTRRLRYESQLFGWLLIGIVAVLIFLTKCLKHCCSPLSYRQEAYWDQYRSNEDKLFRRTAEVHSRVLAAENVKHFFGFVALDKEEKELVQEFPVEGVQPSPQWNAITGVYIYRENKGFPLYSRLHKWAKGVEGNGPAPEGHEMLFLAS, translated from the exons ATGGCTGCCTTCGTTACTGAAAACTTCCGTTTCCTTTCCCTATTCTTCAAGAGTAAAGATGTGATGATTTTTAACGGCCTGGTGGCCCTGGGCACAGTGGGCAGCGAGGAACTTTTCTCAGTTGTGGCCTTCCActgcccctgctccccagcccgcAATTACATCTACGGCCTAGCTGCCATCGGTGTCCCAGCCCTGGCGCTCTTCCTCATCGGCGTCATCTGGAACAACCACACCTGGAACGTGGTGGCCGAGTGCCACAAGCGAGGCACTAAgaacttctctgctgcggccaccttcctcctcttcggCTCCATCATGGGCCGGGCTGCCGTGGCGCCCGTCACCTGGTCGGTCATCTCGCTGCTCCGCGGGGAGGCCTACATCTGCGCCCTCAGCGAGTTCGTCAAGCCCGCCTCCCTGGATAAGTTTCCAGCTGAGTATGGGGCCGAGGCCCTGGCCAGGTTCCCCTGTAAAGACATCCCAGCAAACCTGACCAGGTTTAGGGATGAAGTGACCAGGAGGCTGAGATACGAGTCCCAG CTCTTCGGCTGGCTGCTCATCGGGATAGTTGCAGTCCTGATTTTCCTCACCAAGTGCCTGAAGCATTGCTGCTCCCCGCTGAGCTACCGGCAGGAGGCCTACTGGGACCAGTACCGCTCCAACGAGGACAAGCTCTTCCGCCGCACAGCAGAGGTCCACTCCAGGGTCCTGGCGGCCGAGAACGTGAAGCACTTCTTTGGCTTCGTGGCGCTGGACAAGGAAGAGAAGGAGCTGGTGCAGGAGTTTCCCGTGGAGGGCGTCCAGCCAAGCCCCCAGTGGAACGCCATCACTGGAGTCTACATCTATAGGGAAAACAAGGGCTTCCCTCTCTACAGCCGGCTCCATAAATGGGCCAAAGGGGTGGAAGGCAATGGGCCAGCCCCCGAAGGCCACGAAATGCTCTTTTTGGCTTCCTAA
- the CALHM1 gene encoding calcium homeostasis modulator protein 1 → MDKFRMIFQFLQSNQESFMNGICGIMALASAQMYSAFDFSCPCLPWYNLAYGLGVLLVPPLILFLLGFVMNNNVSVLAEEWTRPRGRRGKDPAVLRYMLCSMAQRALVAPAVWVSVTLLDGKCVLCAFCTMLPVEALGNSSRSGLSDKEIRRMLARIPCRELYDGQELITGEVAVRYLRCISQALGWCFVLLVTLLAFLVRSLRPCFTQAAFLKSKYWSHYGDIERRLFDETCREHARTFARVCIQQFFAGVSEELVAGGCSPPAVKAPASTAEAAEKLFGITDRGAVDTALRSWHERKPPLCLHLDAEPRADGLARAPRRETAAYCSHV, encoded by the exons ATGGACAAATTCCGGATGATCTTCCAGTTCCTCCAGTCCAACCAGGAGTCGTTCATGAACGGCATCTGCGGGATCATGGCCCTCGCCAGTGCCCAGATGTACTCAGCCTTTGACTtcagctgcccctgcctgccaTGGTACAACCTGGCCTACGGGCTGGGCGTCCTGCTGGTGCCCCCCCTCATCCTCTTCCTGCTGGGCTTCGTGATGAACAACAACGTGTCCGTGCTGGCGGAGGAGTGGACGCGGCCGCGGGGCCGAAGGGGGAAGGACCCGGCTGTCCTGCGCTACATGCTCTGCTCCATGGCGCAGCGGGCCCTCGTCGCCCCGGCGGTCTGGGTCTCGGTGACGCTGCTGGACGGCAAGTGCGTGCTGTGCGCCTTCTGCACCATGCTGCCCGTGGAAGCGCTGGGCAATAGCAGCCGCTCCGGCCTCTCCGACAAGGAGATCAGGCGCATGCTGGCCCGGATCCCCTGCCGGGAGCTCTACGACGGGCAGGAGCTCATCACCGGCGAAGTGGCGGTCAGGTACCTGCGCTGCATCTCGCAG GCGCTGGGCTGGTGCTTCGTGCTGCTGGTGACCCTGCTGGCTTTCCTGGTCAGATCGCTGCGGCCCTGCTTCACCCAGGCGGCCTTCCTGAAGAGCAAGTACTGGTCCCACTACGGCGACATCGAGCGCCGGCTCTTCGACGAGACCTGCCGGGAGCACGCCCGGACCTTCGCCCGCGTCTGCATCCAGCAGTTCTTCGCGGGCGTCAGCGAGGAGCTGGTGGCTGGGGGCTGCTCGCCACCCGCCGTGAAAGCCCCCGCCAGCACCGCCGAGGCAGCTGAGAAGCTCTTCGGCATCACCGACCGGGGTGCTGTGGACACAGCCCTGCGGAGCTGGCACGAGCGCAAGCCGCCGCTGTGCCTGCACCTGGACGCCGAGCCGCGTGCCGACGGCCTGGCCAGGGCGCCCCGGAGGGAGACGGCCGCCTACTGCAGCCACGTGTGA
- the CALHM3 gene encoding calcium homeostasis modulator protein 3 has translation MDRFRMIFQYFQSNSESVTNGVCGLLALASVKMYACFDFSCPCLPRYNEAYGLGVLLIPPIALLLCSLLLTRQPVAVLEEWRRPRGRRRKDPAVIRYMCSSVLQRAMIAPVVWIIVTLLDGKCFICAFSGSVDPEKFAGFANATPAQVQQLLAKVPCKDDEFMRNNTSRKAVSRYLRCWSQALGWSILLILIIAAFLARWLRPCFSPAALLQTRYWSNYIDIEQKIFEETCCEHSQHFAHQCILHFFESMRKEIKLHSFNLHREEEAEGEEDLLRGITDQDQVNELLQTWYYEKPPLDVSQVTQRHPLEGERSPAPWPQPPQHTDV, from the exons ATGGACCGTTTCCGGATGATCTTCCAGTACTTCCAGTCCAACTCAGAGTCTGTGACGAACGGCGTCTGCGGGCTGCTCGCCCTGGCTAGCGTGAAGATGTACGCTTGCTTTGACTTCAGCTGTCCCTGCCTGCCGCGGTACAATGAGGCGTACGGCTTGGGGGTCCTGCTCATCCCCCCCATCgccctcctgctctgcagcttgcTGCTCACCCGGCAGCCCGTGGCGGTGCTGGAGGAGTGGAGGAGGCCACGGGGGCGCAGGAGGAAGGACCCAGCTGTTATCAG GTACATGTGTTCCTCCGTCCTGCAGCGAGCCATGATTGCCCCTGTCGTCTGGATCATAGTCACCCTCCTGGATGGGAAATGCTTTATCTGTGCTTTCAGCGGCTCTGTGGATCCCGAGAAGTTTGCGGGCTTTGCCAATGCCACCCCGGCGCAAGTGCAGCAGCTTCTCGCCAAAGTGCCCTGCAAAGATGACGAGTTCATGAGGAACAACACGTCCCGAAAGGCAGTGTCGAGGTACCTGCGGTGTTGGTCCCAG GCACTTGGCTGGAGCATTTTGTTGATCCTGATCATAGCAGCTTTCCTTGCCCGTTGGCTGAGACCTTGCTTCAGCCCGGCCGCCCTCCTGCAGACACGTTACTGGAGCAACTACATTGACATTGAGCAGAAGATTTTTGAGGAAACCTGCtgcgagcacagccagcactttGCTCACCAGTGCATCCTCCACTTCTTTGAAAGCATGCGGAAAGAGATCAAATTGCATAGCTTCAACCTGcacagggaggaggaggctgaaggagaGGAAGACCTTCTCCGGGGCATCACAGACCAGGATCAGGTGAACGAGCTTCTGCAAACATGGTACTACGAGAAACCGCCCTTGGATGTGAGCCAGGTGACCCAACGGCATCCTCTGGAGGGAGAGCGATCGCCGGCACCCTGGCCCCAACCCCCCCAGCACACTGATGTCTAG